One window of the Acaryochloris sp. CCMEE 5410 genome contains the following:
- a CDS encoding lysophospholipid acyltransferase family protein, producing the protein MKSTVSSKPRQGWSLDDRDPAAIAALIPRWKWFYDCYFRVQTSGWQHVPTAKALFVGSHNGGLAAPDLHMLMYDWFCRFGAERPIYGLMHKGMWQVSPSVAEFATLGGAIRAYPTVARAAFQMGASVAVFPGGAQDVFRPHRLRDRIHFCDRKGFIKLALQEEVSIIPFISWGAHDTLWVLADCYEFIKQLHHLGMPWLLDTDPTIFPIYLGLPWGLSIGPLPNFPLPIQIHTQICPPIHFERYGRKAAKDKVYVQACYDRVVRNMQDALDQLILKASEAREQ; encoded by the coding sequence GTGAAGTCCACTGTCTCCTCTAAGCCCCGACAGGGGTGGTCCCTTGACGATCGGGATCCGGCTGCGATCGCAGCTTTGATACCGCGCTGGAAGTGGTTTTACGACTGCTATTTTCGGGTCCAAACCAGTGGCTGGCAACATGTTCCCACCGCGAAAGCGTTATTTGTCGGTTCTCACAATGGTGGATTAGCAGCCCCTGACCTTCATATGTTGATGTATGACTGGTTTTGTCGGTTTGGGGCTGAACGACCGATTTATGGACTGATGCATAAGGGCATGTGGCAAGTCAGTCCGAGTGTCGCTGAATTTGCCACCTTAGGAGGAGCGATTCGGGCTTATCCAACAGTGGCAAGAGCGGCGTTTCAGATGGGTGCTAGTGTTGCCGTATTCCCAGGGGGCGCCCAGGATGTGTTTCGACCCCATCGACTGCGGGACCGGATTCATTTTTGCGATCGCAAAGGGTTTATCAAGCTAGCCCTCCAAGAAGAGGTCTCAATTATCCCCTTTATCTCCTGGGGAGCCCATGACACCTTGTGGGTGTTAGCGGATTGTTATGAATTTATAAAACAGCTGCATCATCTAGGTATGCCCTGGCTGTTAGATACGGATCCAACTATTTTTCCCATCTATCTGGGGTTACCCTGGGGACTGAGCATCGGACCCTTGCCCAATTTTCCGTTGCCCATACAAATTCACACACAGATTTGCCCTCCGATTCACTTTGAGCGGTACGGCAGAAAAGCTGCCAAGGATAAAGTCTATGTTCAAGCTTGCTATGACCGGGTGGTTCGTAACATGCAAGATGCGTTGGATCAGCTCATCTTAAAAGCGAGCGAGGCTAGGGAACAGTAA
- the zds gene encoding 9,9'-di-cis-zeta-carotene desaturase, whose product MRVAIVGAGLAGMATAVDLVDAGHEVELYEARPFVGGKVSSWVDDDGNHIEMGLHVFFGNYRRLFALMAKVGALDHFLLKEHVHNFVNKGGRLGALDFRFFAGAPFNGLKAFFTTSQLSLRDKIQNAIALGTSPIVRGLVDYEGAMRNIRALDNVSFADWFRRHGGSDGSIKRMWNPIAYALGFIDCENISARCMLTIFQMFAVRRENSMLRMLEGSPQEYLHQPIINYLEERGVKFHLRRRTLEVMYDNKDDETHITGLRVAKEEGDEIITADAYVCACDVPGIKRLIPDDWRHWSEFDNIYKLDAVPVATVQLRFDGWVTEMKDPQARKQVAKATGLDNLLYTADADFSCFADLALTSPSDYYKEGEGSLMQLVLTPGDPFIKKSNEEIANHVLQQVQELFPSARDLNMTWYSVVKLAQSLYREAPGMEPYRPHQKTPIPNFFLAGSYTNQDYIDSMEGATISGHQAAQAILENATTIQQLSEKYPCQIG is encoded by the coding sequence ATGCGTGTTGCGATTGTTGGTGCGGGTTTGGCAGGGATGGCCACCGCTGTTGACTTAGTGGATGCCGGTCATGAAGTCGAGCTATACGAAGCTCGTCCCTTTGTTGGCGGTAAGGTCAGTAGCTGGGTCGATGACGACGGCAACCATATTGAAATGGGTCTGCATGTCTTCTTTGGCAATTACCGTCGCCTGTTTGCCCTGATGGCAAAGGTAGGGGCTTTAGATCACTTCTTGCTCAAAGAGCATGTTCATAACTTTGTGAATAAAGGTGGGCGTCTCGGAGCCCTGGACTTCCGATTTTTTGCTGGGGCACCCTTTAATGGCCTAAAAGCCTTTTTTACGACGTCGCAACTGTCCTTGAGAGACAAGATTCAGAATGCGATCGCACTCGGTACCAGCCCCATTGTTCGCGGCCTAGTCGATTACGAAGGGGCCATGCGCAACATCCGCGCCCTAGATAATGTCAGCTTTGCCGATTGGTTCCGCCGTCATGGGGGCAGTGACGGCAGCATCAAACGTATGTGGAATCCCATTGCCTATGCCCTTGGATTTATCGACTGTGAAAATATCTCCGCCCGCTGCATGCTCACCATCTTTCAGATGTTTGCGGTTCGCCGCGAAAACTCCATGCTACGGATGCTTGAAGGCTCACCCCAAGAATATCTGCATCAACCCATCATTAACTACTTAGAAGAGCGGGGCGTTAAATTTCATCTGCGTCGGCGCACCCTAGAAGTGATGTACGACAACAAAGATGACGAGACCCATATTACCGGCCTCCGAGTGGCGAAGGAAGAAGGGGATGAAATTATTACAGCAGATGCTTATGTTTGTGCCTGCGATGTCCCTGGCATTAAGCGCCTGATTCCAGATGATTGGCGCCACTGGTCAGAATTTGACAATATCTATAAACTTGATGCGGTTCCTGTGGCCACCGTGCAGCTCCGCTTTGATGGCTGGGTCACCGAAATGAAAGACCCCCAAGCTCGCAAGCAAGTGGCAAAAGCAACGGGACTGGATAACCTGCTCTATACTGCCGATGCTGATTTCTCTTGTTTCGCCGATCTAGCCCTGACGAGCCCTAGCGATTACTACAAAGAAGGGGAAGGGTCTCTCATGCAGCTGGTGCTGACCCCTGGCGATCCTTTTATCAAAAAGAGCAACGAAGAAATCGCTAACCATGTCCTTCAGCAGGTTCAAGAGCTGTTCCCCTCGGCCCGAGACCTAAATATGACTTGGTACAGTGTGGTCAAGCTGGCCCAGTCTCTCTATCGAGAAGCGCCCGGTATGGAACCCTATCGTCCCCACCAAAAAACACCCATTCCTAACTTTTTCCTAGCCGGAAGCTACACCAATCAAGACTATATCGATAGTATGGAAGGGGCTACGATTTCCGGCCATCAAGCTGCCCAGGCCATTTTAGAAAACGCGACTACGATTCAGCAACTGAGTGAGAAATATCCATGTCAGATTGGCTAG
- a CDS encoding acyltransferase has protein sequence MTIQGEFEMQDLQVKPKTRIYYFDALKTISIFLVCIYHYNALNLDIINNPGLGVYINYLFYGLSSMAVPLFFMVNGALLLNRPYRLGKHIKKTIYLYILLNLWSLISLALFIPIDGATYSIKEFVSAWFLLKVHVSNHLWFLQALISVYLLFPVIKAVYDLEDNKLTLKILCFVVFIFSFGSLFLHTILNVAETVLGFNYINSNSFNFFPGLNPFNQYAYTYIYFILGGILSAQFSPDKIGAKRTISLRKKSLFSFLLAWVSLFLYGVMTTVSSQSFYDTVWNGYYSMMTLVMSAACFYFLSSLSYGNKLLNSVFVVVGTSTFGIYLLHRFVGAVSIKYFQNIPFSTNLFPNLLYCLGVVAVTLLAVQVLKAIPLFRKTVDL, from the coding sequence TTGACGATTCAAGGTGAATTTGAAATGCAAGATTTGCAAGTGAAACCCAAAACACGCATCTATTACTTTGATGCGTTAAAAACGATCTCTATCTTTTTAGTTTGCATCTATCACTACAATGCCTTAAATCTGGACATCATTAATAACCCTGGTCTAGGGGTATATATCAATTATTTGTTTTATGGCCTTTCCAGTATGGCAGTTCCATTATTTTTTATGGTCAATGGAGCTTTGCTCTTAAATCGTCCCTATCGGCTAGGAAAGCATATCAAAAAAACGATTTATCTATATATATTGTTGAATCTGTGGAGCTTGATTTCGCTTGCTCTATTTATTCCTATTGATGGGGCAACCTATTCCATTAAAGAATTTGTGAGCGCATGGTTCCTGCTGAAAGTTCATGTGAGTAACCATCTATGGTTTTTGCAAGCCTTAATTTCTGTCTATTTATTGTTCCCTGTGATTAAGGCTGTGTATGACTTGGAAGATAATAAGCTGACTTTAAAAATACTGTGTTTTGTGGTGTTTATATTTTCATTTGGCAGTTTATTTCTTCATACGATCTTGAACGTAGCTGAAACAGTCTTAGGCTTTAACTATATTAACTCTAACAGTTTTAACTTTTTCCCAGGTCTCAATCCATTTAATCAGTACGCCTATACCTATATTTATTTTATTTTGGGCGGCATTCTTTCTGCTCAATTTTCACCGGATAAGATAGGGGCTAAACGGACAATCTCCCTTAGGAAAAAAAGTCTATTTTCATTCTTATTGGCATGGGTGTCTTTATTTTTGTATGGAGTAATGACAACTGTTTCTAGTCAATCTTTCTACGATACGGTTTGGAATGGATACTATTCCATGATGACATTGGTCATGTCAGCAGCCTGCTTTTATTTTCTGTCCAGTTTGTCTTATGGAAATAAGCTATTAAATTCTGTCTTTGTGGTAGTGGGGACCAGTACGTTTGGGATCTATCTGCTCCATCGGTTTGTCGGTGCTGTGTCTATAAAATATTTTCAAAATATTCCATTCTCTACAAACTTGTTTCCAAATTTGCTGTATTGCCTTGGTGTCGTAGCAGTTACGTTATTAGCGGTTCAAGTCCTAAAAGCAATTCCCTTGTTTAGAAAGACGGTCGATCTCTAG
- a CDS encoding pentapeptide repeat-containing protein, whose protein sequence is MMQTAAWHLGFVTVVVSMASAAVAANQDHVQQVKQTGSCPNCELSHADLQNLELENADLSRANLSHANLSGANLRNANLRGANLTATNLTATHLRGAQLQGAFSQNKCDDVYAELAQLGAFAVLNPFRSSDQALICSLAEMVNLARIIDVPLKTSSENVEMPGLVQGFIDQFRKEDTWQNRGRTRFYTANLQGANLTGVRLEGADFRAAELEGANLSNANLSNALFFGASLGDIKSASLKSNYIESSTVRRELQRGIDRMHARLQTQATRAIELGGRSTLGYILRAQQAFYLEHDRFALDIGELQVDAKRFTTNYKFKMFALKAPQSDVLPSGQNQAVWITALPHKPQWQSYIGFVWRSLESPTFGFGNDQRKTAQPSSLSRAVLS, encoded by the coding sequence ATGATGCAGACGGCTGCTTGGCATCTAGGATTTGTCACCGTAGTCGTGAGTATGGCTAGCGCTGCTGTGGCTGCCAATCAAGACCATGTTCAACAGGTCAAGCAAACGGGTTCTTGCCCAAATTGCGAATTAAGCCATGCTGATTTACAGAATCTTGAGCTAGAAAATGCAGACCTTAGCCGCGCTAATTTGAGTCACGCCAATCTGAGTGGCGCTAACTTAAGAAATGCCAATCTGAGGGGAGCCAACTTAACGGCAACCAATTTGACGGCAACCCATCTGCGCGGGGCTCAGCTCCAGGGTGCTTTTAGTCAGAATAAATGTGACGACGTCTATGCAGAGTTAGCCCAGTTGGGTGCATTTGCAGTCCTGAACCCATTTCGTAGCTCTGATCAGGCTCTGATCTGTTCCCTGGCTGAAATGGTTAATTTGGCACGCATCATTGATGTTCCCCTCAAGACATCCTCCGAGAATGTAGAGATGCCTGGGTTGGTTCAAGGTTTTATTGACCAGTTCAGGAAGGAGGACACATGGCAGAATCGAGGGCGTACGCGTTTTTACACAGCCAATCTCCAAGGCGCGAATTTAACTGGTGTTCGCCTTGAGGGGGCTGATTTCCGTGCGGCAGAGTTAGAGGGAGCGAACTTGAGCAACGCCAACTTAAGCAATGCTCTTTTCTTTGGCGCATCCTTAGGAGACATCAAATCGGCTAGTTTAAAGAGCAACTATATCGAGAGCTCTACAGTGAGAAGAGAGTTGCAACGTGGTATTGATCGGATGCATGCCAGATTGCAGACTCAAGCGACTCGGGCAATTGAGCTGGGTGGCCGCTCAACCCTTGGCTATATCCTGCGGGCACAGCAGGCTTTTTATCTGGAGCATGATCGATTTGCGCTTGACATAGGTGAGCTGCAGGTTGATGCTAAGCGATTCACAACAAACTATAAATTCAAGATGTTTGCTCTGAAAGCTCCCCAGTCAGATGTATTACCGTCAGGGCAAAACCAAGCAGTATGGATTACGGCCCTTCCCCACAAACCGCAGTGGCAAAGCTATATCGGTTTTGTTTGGCGGAGCTTAGAAAGTCCAACCTTCGGCTTTGGAAATGACCAGCGAAAGACAGCACAACCCTCCTCGTTATCCAGGGCTGTTTTAAGTTAG
- a CDS encoding ISAs1 family transposase (programmed frameshift) — MSHLIDTLKQVPDFRSAHGRIHPLWLLLLLMVMGMLAGYQGYRPLETFVSDYRQPLSELLGLESLEVPSHCTFRRVMKGLDFQALSHQFEAWMLSKAQTHSPDNYAASIDGKRIRQGLTDGQGKQRFVGLVSLFAVEAGITLKLEALTQEDNSEIKVVQALLETLQLDGLLITMDALHAQKTLEKIVASGNDYLVAVKSNQGRLYDHLQTYFECLKPMAEHIHSAQSRGRDEHRCIQVYEPVGIALQEWEAIRSVLCVQRWGTRKGKEYHNTAYYISSAATSPQHWQSLVREHWGIENRLHWPKDVVFGEDDYRLEDEQALLNWSVLRTIGINILRLNDYQSLKTAMTKLANRVDIIFSLLT, encoded by the exons ATGAGCCATCTAATCGATACTTTGAAGCAAGTCCCGGATTTCCGCAGTGCCCATGGCCGTATTCATCCGTTATGGCTGCTGTTGCTATTGATGGTGATGGGCATGCTTGCTGGATATCAAGGGTACCGTCCGTTAGAAACCTTTGTGAGCGATTATCGCCAGCCTTTAAGTGAGCTATTGGGGCTTGAGAGCCTCGAAGTTCCGTCTCACTGTACCTTTCGTCGAGTGATGAAGGGGCTTGACTTCCAAGCGTTGAGCCACCAATTTGAAGCATGGATGCTCTCGAAAGCCCAGACTCACTCTCCCGATAATTATGCAGCCTCCATTGATGGCAAACGGATTCGTCAGGGGCTGACAGATG GCCAAGGGAAGCAGCGTTTTGTAGGGTTGGTGAGTTTATTTGCGGTGGAAGCAGGCATCACCCTCAAGCTCGAAGCCCTCACTCAGGAGGATAATAGCGAAATCAAAGTCGTCCAGGCACTGTTGGAAACCCTTCAACTCGATGGCTTGCTGATTACCATGGATGCCTTACACGCCCAAAAAACACTTGAGAAGATTGTGGCCTCGGGTAACGACTATCTTGTGGCGGTCAAATCCAATCAGGGAAGACTTTACGACCACCTCCAGACTTACTTTGAGTGTCTTAAACCCATGGCTGAGCACATCCACTCCGCCCAAAGTAGAGGACGAGATGAACATCGGTGTATACAGGTTTATGAGCCTGTCGGCATAGCCTTACAGGAATGGGAGGCAATTCGCTCTGTGCTTTGTGTCCAACGATGGGGCACTCGCAAAGGAAAGGAGTATCACAATACGGCCTATTACATCAGTTCAGCTGCCACCTCACCCCAGCATTGGCAATCTCTGGTCCGAGAACATTGGGGCATTGAAAATCGGTTGCATTGGCCGAAGGATGTTGTTTTTGGCGAAGATGATTATCGACTCGAAGATGAACAAGCACTGCTCAATTGGTCAGTGCTTAGAACTATTGGGATTAATATCCTGCGGCTAAACGACTATCAATCCCTCAAAACCGCGATGACTAAGCTGGCTAATCGGGTCGATATTATTTTTTCGCTGCTAACTTAA
- a CDS encoding SRPBCC family protein, giving the protein MSDWLEHSEQVEVPVSIDTAWDLWSDLELMPQWMNWIDSVEILKDKPELSRWTLSGGGLTFTWLSRILKEIPNQIIQWESVDGLPNRGAIRFYDRKQDTSVVKLTVAYKIPGVVGEFMDNLFLGNVVESNLRSDLQRFREYAIQNQS; this is encoded by the coding sequence ATGTCAGATTGGCTAGAACATAGTGAACAAGTCGAGGTCCCCGTTAGCATTGATACGGCATGGGACCTCTGGTCTGATTTAGAACTCATGCCCCAATGGATGAATTGGATTGATTCCGTTGAAATCTTAAAAGACAAACCTGAGTTGTCCCGGTGGACCTTGTCTGGAGGCGGTCTGACCTTTACTTGGTTATCTCGCATCCTTAAAGAAATTCCCAATCAAATTATTCAGTGGGAATCCGTGGATGGCTTGCCTAACCGAGGGGCAATTCGCTTTTATGATCGCAAGCAAGATACCAGTGTGGTCAAACTCACGGTTGCCTATAAAATTCCCGGTGTAGTGGGGGAGTTTATGGATAATCTGTTCCTGGGGAATGTGGTGGAATCCAATCTCCGCAGCGATTTACAACGGTTCCGAGAATATGCCATTCAAAACCAGTCTTAG